A region from the Actinomycetota bacterium genome encodes:
- the ccsB gene encoding c-type cytochrome biogenesis protein CcsB: protein MDLATLEHILFITTLISYLVSGAIYIWYLITRSEDSMRVAIMLLFMGLLAHTLALGLRWVSSGHAPMANLYESLSVFSWGIVLFFLIAQRFYPVQAAGALVVPTAFLVTGVALVFYEGPEPLVPALQSYWLWIHVTIAMLSYGLFALAFGSGFFYVIQEYLLKKNYRNVLYAFVILLTVLGLVLGLWGGSKLANPAKVMDPVTQIASNVYAASDYLMIAGGGIAGLVIGLALGILAGKGASKPGFAKRLPSLDVLDEVSYRGVAFGFPLLTIGIITGAIWADQAWGTWWSWDPKETWSLITWLFYGGYLHTRLTMGWRGRHSAVIAVIGLVMVLITYLGVNLFLTGLHSYTPAG from the coding sequence ATGGACCTAGCTACACTCGAACACATTCTATTTATTACTACGTTAATCTCGTACCTCGTTTCTGGCGCGATTTATATCTGGTACCTGATCACACGCAGTGAAGACTCGATGCGAGTAGCGATCATGCTTTTGTTCATGGGCTTGCTGGCGCATACGCTCGCCCTGGGTTTGCGCTGGGTCTCATCCGGGCACGCCCCTATGGCCAACCTATATGAATCACTGTCCGTGTTCAGTTGGGGCATCGTGCTGTTCTTCCTGATCGCCCAGCGATTCTATCCGGTGCAGGCGGCGGGGGCGCTGGTCGTGCCGACCGCCTTCCTGGTGACGGGTGTCGCCTTAGTCTTTTACGAAGGTCCCGAGCCGCTGGTGCCGGCGCTGCAGAGCTACTGGCTCTGGATCCATGTGACTATCGCCATGCTCTCCTATGGACTGTTCGCGCTTGCTTTCGGTTCCGGCTTCTTCTATGTGATCCAGGAATATCTGCTCAAAAAGAACTACCGCAACGTGCTCTATGCCTTTGTGATCCTGCTGACGGTGCTGGGCCTGGTGCTGGGACTCTGGGGCGGCTCCAAGCTGGCCAATCCCGCCAAGGTTATGGATCCGGTAACACAGATCGCCAGCAATGTCTATGCGGCCAGTGACTATCTGATGATTGCCGGCGGCGGCATCGCCGGCCTGGTGATCGGTCTGGCGCTGGGCATCCTCGCCGGCAAGGGCGCCTCCAAGCCGGGTTTCGCCAAGCGGCTGCCCTCACTTGACGTTCTGGATGAGGTCAGCTATCGAGGCGTCGCTTTCGGCTTTCCGCTACTGACTATCGGCATCATCACCGGCGCCATCTGGGCCGATCAGGCCTGGGGCACCTGGTGGAGCTGGGACCCCAAGGAGACCTGGTCTTTGATCACCTGGCTTTTCTACGGAGGCTACCTGCACACCCGCCTGACCATGGGCTGGCGCGGACGGCATTCCGCCGTCATCGCCGTCATCGGCCTGGTCATGGTGCTGATCACGTACCTCGGTGTGAACCTGTTCCTGACCGGTCTGCACAGTTACACGCCGGCAGGATAA
- the hemC gene encoding hydroxymethylbilane synthase yields MNASKIDSITLGTRGSELALFQARHIAWLLQRQHVEISVKIKTITTSGDKILDAPLAKIGDKGLFVKEIENELISGEIDIAVHSCKDLPTEIPVGLMISAYGKREDARDAFISSGPARNIDAIRKGARIGTSSLRRRSQLKALRPDLDIVDIRGNVDTRIRKIKELELDGTILAAAGIRRLKRDGEAAFFFATEQMVPAVGQGVIAVESRIDDPAVRKAITCLNDANSEAAVVAERALMRELEGGCQVPIGGHAIIMDGELVLNAFLGSLDGSEFVRDRIAGPKAEAGSLGLELARRMYAAGGREILAEVRAAEENGAPPVNHP; encoded by the coding sequence TTGAACGCTTCGAAGATTGATTCCATAACACTCGGCACTCGGGGAAGTGAGCTGGCTCTGTTTCAGGCGCGGCACATCGCCTGGCTATTGCAAAGGCAGCATGTCGAGATCTCGGTGAAGATCAAGACCATAACCACCTCCGGTGACAAGATACTCGACGCCCCTCTGGCCAAGATCGGTGACAAGGGGCTTTTCGTCAAGGAGATCGAGAACGAGCTGATCTCCGGAGAGATCGATATCGCCGTACACAGCTGCAAGGATCTTCCCACGGAGATACCCGTCGGGTTGATGATCTCCGCTTACGGGAAAAGGGAAGATGCCCGCGACGCTTTTATCAGCAGCGGCCCCGCACGCAACATCGATGCGATCCGCAAAGGCGCGCGCATCGGTACCAGCAGTCTCAGGCGCCGCTCGCAGCTCAAGGCCCTGCGGCCCGATCTCGATATTGTTGACATCAGGGGAAATGTTGATACACGCATCCGCAAGATCAAGGAGCTGGAGCTGGATGGAACCATTCTCGCCGCCGCCGGCATCCGCAGGCTGAAGCGCGACGGCGAGGCCGCTTTTTTCTTTGCCACCGAACAGATGGTGCCGGCGGTGGGGCAGGGCGTGATCGCGGTGGAGTCCCGCATCGACGATCCGGCGGTCAGGAAGGCGATCACCTGCCTCAATGATGCCAACTCGGAAGCCGCGGTTGTTGCGGAGAGGGCTCTGATGAGAGAGCTTGAAGGGGGTTGCCAGGTACCCATCGGCGGACACGCCATCATCATGGACGGGGAGCTGGTGCTGAACGCTTTCCTTGGCTCTCTCGACGGCAGCGAATTCGTCCGCGACCGTATCGCCGGGCCCAAGGCGGAAGCCGGATCATTGGGACTTGAGCTCGCCAGGCGCATGTACGCCGCCGGCGGCAGAGAGATCCTCGCCGAGGTTCGGGCGGCCGAAGAGAATGGGGCGCCCCCCGTCAATCATCCCTGA
- a CDS encoding TIGR00725 family protein, translating into MDDEDSLNGNENPRIIFVMEDARYISVIGAGESGVATDAAAEEVGRLIATAGAVLVCGGLGGVMEAACRGARAGKGVTIGILPGLDRGAGNPYLDYSICTGIGHARNLAVAASGDAVIAIGGSFGTLSEIGLAAKSGRRVVLLGSWEIGKDGRLPRNLVVASTPEEAVALAME; encoded by the coding sequence ATGGATGATGAAGATTCACTTAACGGCAACGAAAACCCAAGGATTATTTTCGTGATGGAAGATGCCAGATACATTTCCGTGATCGGCGCCGGTGAGAGCGGCGTGGCGACAGATGCCGCAGCCGAGGAGGTCGGCCGGCTGATCGCCACCGCCGGCGCTGTGCTCGTCTGCGGCGGATTGGGCGGCGTCATGGAAGCCGCCTGCCGCGGAGCCCGCGCCGGCAAAGGGGTAACCATCGGCATCTTGCCGGGGCTCGATCGCGGCGCCGGCAATCCTTATCTCGATTACTCGATCTGCACGGGAATCGGCCACGCGCGCAATCTCGCGGTCGCCGCCAGCGGTGACGCGGTCATCGCCATCGGCGGCAGCTTCGGGACCCTGTCAGAAATCGGCCTGGCTGCCAAGTCCGGCCGGCGCGTGGTGCTGCTGGGCAGTTGGGAGATCGGCAAGGACGGCCGGCTTCCCCGCAATCTTGTCGTCGCATCAACTCCCGAAGAAGCGGTCGCCCTGGCGATGGAATGA
- a CDS encoding bifunctional precorrin-2 dehydrogenase/sirohydrochlorin ferrochelatase, whose protein sequence is MVLYPANIKIEGRLCVIIGGGRVAARKAASLLECGARVRVVSPELDNGFDELAGGQAQGVADGRAGEFTHVARPYQAGDLEGSFLVIAATDDEAVNRAVEAEAQERGLLLNVVDKPEQCNFYVPSSVRRGELMLTVSTGGQLPALSKRLRRRFEEEFPAEWAMALELLGEAGVQVISRLKDESRKKECLTELAALDLVPLLRDAGEPAARSEIEKCISRYLA, encoded by the coding sequence GTGGTTCTCTATCCCGCCAATATCAAGATCGAAGGCCGTCTCTGCGTCATCATAGGCGGCGGCAGGGTGGCTGCCCGCAAGGCGGCGTCGCTGCTTGAGTGCGGCGCCCGGGTCAGGGTTGTTTCGCCCGAGCTCGACAACGGTTTCGACGAGCTTGCCGGAGGGCAGGCTCAAGGCGTGGCTGATGGGAGAGCGGGTGAGTTCACTCATGTCGCCAGGCCTTATCAGGCAGGCGACCTGGAGGGTTCTTTCCTGGTCATAGCGGCCACCGACGACGAGGCTGTGAACCGGGCCGTGGAGGCAGAAGCCCAGGAACGCGGGCTGCTGCTGAACGTAGTCGACAAGCCCGAGCAGTGCAATTTTTATGTTCCCTCCAGCGTGAGGCGTGGAGAGCTTATGCTCACGGTCTCGACAGGAGGACAGCTGCCGGCGCTTTCCAAGCGCCTGCGGCGGCGGTTTGAGGAGGAGTTTCCGGCCGAGTGGGCCATGGCGCTGGAGCTCCTGGGGGAGGCGGGTGTGCAGGTCATCTCCCGGTTGAAGGACGAGAGCAGAAAAAAAGAGTGCCTTACTGAACTGGCGGCGCTCGACCTGGTCCCGCTTCTGCGGGATGCCGGCGAGCCTGCCGCACGGTCGGAGATCGAGAAATGCATCTCGCGGTACTTGGCATAA
- a CDS encoding DEAD/DEAH box helicase: MSPEQYPQIAAVSHQARRNGEFAPIPDSIAPAVREALERTGVDSLYSHQARAFELSESGSNVVVTTASASGKSLCFNLPVLNQLAADDKSRALYLYPTKALTQDQVRKLQNLKLPFVRPGVYDGDTPSDHRPQIRRRSNILLTNPDMLHVGIMPHRDSWQDFFFNLKYVVIDEAHTYRGVFGSHMANVMRRLRRICAIYGSEPRFLLTTATIANPGELAESLTGLDFELIDRDGSPRGERQVVFWNPPFIDEALGIRKSVFTEAANLFADLLARKVRTIVFTRTRKGTELVYKYATQRLEETEPALIGAISPYRGGYTPGQRREIESGLFGGDLVGVVSTSALELGIDVGGIDAVISATFPGTVASLWQQWGRAGRGAGSSLAVYIAGQDALDQFFMTHPDELLERDVESAILDFQNEQIFAGHLGAAAFEAPITAADEKFFGPAMAPAVEALAAEGKLRRRNESHIWARPDFPAASVHLRSSSADSFTIVVEDTGAVLGQVEAERAFVFVHPGAIYMHLGETWQVRKLDLEGRVALVRPVLADYYTQPKKETMVEIEERLMVRTAAGVELSFGKVLATEQVIAYQKKQLSDNQVLEIVELELPEQSFYTEGLWFPVPDALTEGVQPQDFLGALHATEHGLIALLPLFAMCDRWDIGGLSTEMHWQTGGPSIFVYDGHPGGIGITRKGFATFEELVASTHSLIGACPCESGCPSCIQSPKCGNLNEPLSKAGALEILGKMDG; this comes from the coding sequence TTGTCTCCAGAGCAATATCCGCAGATCGCCGCCGTCAGCCACCAGGCGCGGCGCAACGGCGAGTTCGCGCCCATCCCGGACAGCATAGCTCCGGCCGTCAGGGAAGCGCTCGAGCGCACCGGCGTCGACAGTCTCTACAGCCACCAGGCGCGCGCCTTCGAGCTCTCCGAATCCGGCAGCAACGTTGTTGTCACGACCGCGAGCGCTTCCGGCAAGTCGCTTTGCTTCAACCTGCCGGTGCTCAATCAACTGGCCGCCGACGACAAATCCCGGGCGCTCTATCTCTACCCGACCAAGGCGCTGACACAGGACCAGGTTCGCAAACTGCAGAACCTGAAACTGCCGTTCGTGCGCCCGGGCGTGTACGACGGCGACACGCCTTCGGACCACCGCCCACAGATAAGGCGTCGTAGCAACATACTGCTGACCAATCCGGACATGCTGCACGTCGGCATCATGCCCCACCGCGATTCCTGGCAGGATTTCTTCTTCAACCTCAAGTACGTGGTCATCGACGAAGCCCATACCTACCGCGGCGTCTTCGGCTCGCACATGGCCAACGTCATGAGGCGGCTGCGCCGGATCTGCGCCATCTACGGCAGCGAACCCCGCTTCCTGCTGACGACGGCGACCATCGCCAATCCCGGCGAGCTGGCCGAGTCGCTCACGGGACTCGATTTCGAACTGATCGACCGCGACGGCTCGCCGCGGGGAGAGCGGCAGGTCGTCTTCTGGAACCCACCCTTCATCGACGAGGCGCTGGGGATCCGCAAGAGCGTTTTTACCGAGGCGGCCAACCTCTTTGCCGACCTGCTGGCTCGGAAGGTTCGCACCATCGTCTTCACCCGTACCCGCAAGGGCACCGAGCTGGTCTACAAGTACGCGACCCAAAGACTCGAGGAGACAGAGCCCGCTCTGATAGGAGCGATCTCTCCTTATCGCGGCGGCTACACTCCCGGACAGCGCCGCGAGATCGAATCGGGGCTGTTCGGCGGTGACCTGGTCGGCGTTGTTTCCACCAGCGCGCTCGAGCTCGGCATCGACGTCGGCGGCATCGATGCTGTCATCTCGGCCACCTTCCCCGGAACGGTCGCGAGCCTCTGGCAGCAGTGGGGCCGCGCCGGCCGCGGCGCCGGCTCGAGCCTGGCGGTCTACATCGCCGGGCAGGACGCGCTCGACCAGTTCTTCATGACCCATCCCGACGAGCTGCTCGAGCGAGACGTCGAATCGGCCATCCTAGATTTTCAGAACGAACAGATCTTCGCCGGACACCTGGGAGCCGCCGCCTTCGAGGCTCCGATCACCGCCGCGGACGAAAAATTTTTCGGGCCGGCAATGGCGCCTGCGGTCGAGGCGCTTGCCGCTGAAGGCAAGTTGCGGCGCCGCAACGAAAGCCACATCTGGGCCCGGCCGGATTTTCCGGCCGCCTCGGTGCATCTGCGTTCCAGCTCGGCGGATTCATTCACCATCGTGGTCGAGGATACCGGCGCCGTCCTCGGGCAGGTGGAAGCCGAGCGCGCCTTCGTCTTCGTCCATCCCGGCGCCATCTACATGCACCTGGGTGAGACCTGGCAGGTTCGCAAGCTGGACCTCGAGGGGCGCGTCGCCCTGGTTCGGCCCGTGCTTGCCGACTATTACACGCAGCCCAAGAAAGAGACGATGGTCGAGATCGAGGAGCGGCTGATGGTGCGCACAGCCGCCGGCGTCGAGCTCTCCTTCGGCAAGGTGCTGGCCACCGAGCAAGTAATCGCCTACCAGAAGAAGCAGCTTTCGGATAACCAGGTTCTGGAGATCGTCGAGCTGGAGCTTCCCGAGCAGAGTTTTTACACCGAAGGCCTGTGGTTCCCCGTTCCCGATGCCCTTACTGAAGGGGTGCAGCCGCAGGACTTTCTGGGCGCGCTCCACGCTACCGAGCACGGACTGATCGCGCTGCTGCCTTTATTCGCCATGTGCGACCGCTGGGACATCGGCGGCCTCTCCACTGAGATGCACTGGCAGACCGGCGGCCCTTCGATCTTCGTCTATGACGGTCATCCTGGCGGCATCGGCATCACCCGCAAGGGGTTCGCCACTTTCGAGGAGCTTGTCGCCAGCACCCACTCGCTGATCGGCGCCTGCCCCTGCGAATCGGGTTGCCCGTCCTGCATACAATCGCCGAAATGCGGGAATCTGAACGAGCCGCTGTCAAAAGCAGGAGCTCTGGAGATCCTGGGGAAGATGGATGGATGA
- the hemA gene encoding glutamyl-tRNA reductase gives MHLAVLGINHKTAPVELREKASLTEEMCGNLSQHILDDDSISEVVPLSTCNRTEVYMVASRPEIGRREAMAALAGTAAIDMHDLEECVYYHEGETAVNHLYRVAGSLDSLVIGEAQIMGQIKDAYHAAHERESTSVLLNRLFRHALEVGKRVRTETRIGENPVSVSSVAVEMARKVFEELEGRTALLLGAGKMGELTATHLASQGVTSFLVSNRTYGRAEEMAEKFDGRAVPFEDLNDYLHMADIVISSTGAPHYVLRKGEVERALRKRHNRPIFFIDIAVPRDIDPGVNDVYNAFLYDIDDLNDVAGTNAAQRAKEARKAEGIIDEEVENFINWLSSLEVVPTITALREMAEEIMDGELKKTLAKFDGDLTEKDRNRIEALASGIVNKMLHGPTVELKAAANERGGYLYVESMRRLFKLNGTKKANSKRKEHQKVERFED, from the coding sequence ATGCATCTCGCGGTACTTGGCATAAATCACAAGACAGCCCCCGTCGAGCTGCGCGAAAAAGCCTCGCTGACCGAGGAGATGTGCGGGAACCTGTCCCAGCACATCCTCGATGATGACAGCATCTCTGAAGTAGTCCCCCTTTCGACCTGCAACCGCACCGAAGTCTACATGGTCGCCTCACGCCCCGAGATCGGACGCCGCGAGGCCATGGCGGCGCTGGCGGGCACGGCTGCAATCGATATGCACGATCTCGAGGAATGCGTTTATTACCACGAAGGCGAGACCGCGGTCAATCATCTTTACCGCGTGGCCGGCAGCCTCGATTCGCTGGTGATCGGCGAAGCCCAGATCATGGGCCAGATCAAGGACGCCTACCATGCCGCTCACGAGCGGGAAAGCACCAGCGTTTTGCTGAACCGGCTCTTCCGCCATGCGCTCGAGGTCGGCAAGCGGGTGCGCACCGAGACGCGGATCGGCGAGAATCCGGTATCGGTCTCGTCCGTGGCGGTTGAGATGGCGCGCAAGGTTTTTGAGGAGCTGGAAGGCCGTACGGCGCTGCTGCTGGGCGCCGGCAAGATGGGCGAGCTCACCGCGACTCACCTGGCCTCGCAGGGCGTCACCAGCTTCCTGGTATCGAACCGCACCTACGGCCGCGCCGAAGAGATGGCTGAGAAGTTCGACGGCCGCGCCGTGCCCTTCGAGGATCTCAACGATTATCTGCACATGGCTGACATAGTCATCAGCTCGACCGGCGCGCCGCACTATGTGTTGCGCAAGGGCGAGGTCGAGAGGGCGCTTCGCAAACGGCACAACCGGCCGATCTTTTTTATCGACATCGCTGTTCCCCGTGACATCGATCCCGGCGTCAACGACGTATACAACGCCTTCCTCTATGATATCGACGACCTCAACGACGTCGCCGGCACCAATGCCGCGCAGCGGGCGAAAGAAGCCCGCAAGGCCGAGGGGATCATCGACGAGGAAGTCGAGAATTTCATCAACTGGCTGTCGAGCCTGGAGGTGGTGCCGACGATCACGGCGCTGCGCGAGATGGCCGAGGAGATCATGGACGGCGAACTGAAGAAGACGCTGGCGAAATTCGACGGCGATCTGACCGAAAAAGACCGCAACCGCATCGAGGCGCTGGCCTCCGGCATCGTCAACAAGATGCTCCACGGACCCACGGTCGAGCTGAAGGCGGCGGCCAATGAAAGGGGAGGCTACCTCTACGTCGAATCAATGCGCAGGCTGTTTAAACTGAACGGCACCAAGAAAGCAAACAGCAAGAGAAAAGAGCACCAAAAGGTTGAACGCTTCGAAGATTGA
- a CDS encoding HAD-IC family P-type ATPase → MDASSATDSSQSQSSGKDLPLQFHGVTAAAALSRLDSGVRGLDPEEAEARVGRFGPNELPAGARISPLRLLGEQFRSIFIIVLLAAASLNLLIWLNDREERIPYDTLVILAIVLANAALGFFQEYRAEKSLEKLKELSGPAATVLRGGVHQRIAAAALVPGDVLTFATGNRISADARVIESSSLETDESALTGESHTVLKTVPPLADDTPLADRTNMVYAGTTVTAGRGLGVVAATGAQTEVGRIAALIQAVPSRETPLKKNLDQLAKRLAIIILVVCAGVSVTGLIVSNRNDLNSILNLLLFGVALAVAAIPEGMPAVITGSLALGTQRMARRKAVIRKLPAVETLGGTSAICSDKTGTLTMGEMTVHELLLPSGTLRLTGAGYAPEGDVEGPDEAVGDAMAPAMSAVLCSDASIRQNRQERWLALGSPTEAALVTMAAKIGADAALLRQQNRRLAEQPFSSSLKRMAVIVSAGGGGAILHAKGAPERIIPLCTGALTGGKTVALSEEERRSLLAAAGDMAARALRPLALAMRPVSAEAGGDPAAGYSEGFAGGIEDNIRDLTFLGLAGIYDPPRPEVPAAIRQCRKAGIDVYMITGDHRATAEAIAAEAGIPGGSMEGPEIDRASDADLERQVTDVRVFARVSPGHKVRIVSALQRRGHTVAATGDGVNDAPALKQADIGIAMGRSGTDVAREAADMVLLDDNFATIVAAIEEGRGIFLNIRKFLGFLLSCNAGLVVTLFLSVVLAAPLGLMEDGKLILPLLAVQILWINLVTNGPPALALGVDPREPDAMLAPPRPRDEPVVNRSLLKMIIFVGVIAGIGGLLILSLYFPGGLITVRSGIDTAYARTMTFAVLTLFQLFDSLNFRSLNRSVLGRRLVENPWLLGALALSALMMAAVIYWSPMQRAFHTEALLPLDWVIAVASASVVVWAMELYKLLSRSGDRAPAMMPQP, encoded by the coding sequence ATGGACGCAAGCTCCGCCACAGACTCTTCCCAAAGCCAATCCTCGGGGAAAGACCTTCCTCTGCAATTCCACGGCGTGACCGCGGCCGCGGCCCTGTCGCGGCTTGATTCCGGCGTCAGGGGGCTCGATCCCGAAGAAGCGGAGGCGAGAGTCGGGCGGTTCGGGCCCAACGAGCTTCCCGCCGGCGCCAGGATCAGCCCGCTCAGGCTCCTGGGCGAACAGTTCCGCAGCATCTTCATCATCGTCCTGCTGGCCGCAGCTTCACTCAACCTCCTCATCTGGCTGAACGACCGCGAGGAGCGCATTCCCTATGACACTCTGGTCATCCTGGCGATCGTTCTGGCCAACGCTGCACTGGGTTTCTTCCAGGAATACCGGGCCGAGAAAAGCCTCGAGAAGCTCAAGGAGCTCAGCGGGCCGGCTGCGACCGTCCTTCGCGGCGGCGTCCACCAGCGGATCGCCGCGGCGGCGCTGGTTCCCGGGGACGTGCTCACGTTTGCCACCGGCAACAGGATCTCCGCCGATGCCCGAGTGATCGAATCAAGTTCGCTGGAGACCGATGAGAGCGCCCTTACCGGGGAAAGCCACACAGTTTTGAAGACGGTTCCGCCGCTGGCGGACGATACTCCGCTCGCCGACCGCACCAACATGGTCTACGCCGGCACGACCGTCACCGCCGGCCGCGGTCTGGGTGTAGTCGCGGCTACCGGGGCCCAGACCGAAGTCGGCAGGATCGCGGCCCTGATCCAGGCGGTTCCTTCCCGCGAGACCCCGCTGAAGAAAAACCTCGATCAGTTGGCCAAGCGGCTGGCGATCATCATCCTCGTTGTCTGCGCGGGCGTATCGGTGACGGGGCTGATCGTTTCCAACCGCAATGATTTAAACAGCATTCTCAACCTGTTGCTGTTCGGAGTGGCGCTGGCGGTGGCGGCCATCCCCGAAGGCATGCCGGCGGTGATAACCGGCTCTCTGGCGCTGGGCACCCAGCGGATGGCCCGGCGCAAGGCCGTCATTCGCAAGCTTCCGGCCGTCGAGACCCTTGGCGGCACCTCAGCGATCTGCTCTGACAAGACCGGCACGCTGACCATGGGCGAGATGACGGTTCACGAGCTTCTTCTGCCGTCGGGCACCCTGAGGCTGACCGGCGCCGGTTATGCTCCTGAAGGAGATGTCGAGGGGCCTGATGAGGCGGTCGGCGACGCCATGGCGCCGGCCATGAGCGCGGTGCTGTGCAGCGATGCCTCGATCCGGCAGAACCGCCAGGAACGCTGGCTGGCGCTCGGCTCACCGACAGAAGCCGCCCTGGTCACGATGGCCGCCAAGATCGGCGCCGACGCCGCCCTGCTCAGGCAGCAGAACCGGCGCCTGGCCGAACAGCCTTTTTCCTCCAGCCTCAAGCGCATGGCCGTGATCGTCTCCGCTGGCGGCGGCGGCGCCATCCTCCATGCCAAGGGAGCGCCTGAACGGATCATCCCGCTCTGTACCGGCGCCCTGACCGGCGGCAAGACCGTTGCTCTAAGCGAGGAGGAACGCCGGAGCCTGCTGGCCGCGGCCGGAGACATGGCGGCCAGGGCTTTAAGGCCGCTGGCGCTGGCCATGCGGCCGGTCAGCGCTGAAGCGGGCGGCGATCCGGCTGCTGGATATTCCGAAGGCTTCGCCGGCGGCATCGAGGACAACATCAGGGACCTGACCTTCCTGGGGCTGGCCGGCATCTACGACCCGCCCCGCCCCGAGGTCCCCGCCGCCATCCGGCAATGCCGGAAAGCCGGCATCGACGTCTATATGATAACCGGCGACCACCGGGCGACCGCCGAGGCCATCGCCGCCGAAGCGGGAATACCCGGCGGGTCGATGGAGGGGCCCGAAATCGACCGGGCATCCGACGCCGACCTGGAGCGGCAGGTGACCGATGTGCGCGTCTTCGCCCGGGTCTCCCCGGGGCACAAGGTGAGAATCGTCTCCGCCCTGCAGCGGCGGGGCCACACCGTCGCCGCCACCGGAGACGGTGTCAACGATGCGCCGGCCCTGAAGCAGGCCGACATCGGCATCGCCATGGGCCGGTCTGGAACCGACGTCGCCAGGGAGGCCGCCGACATGGTGCTGCTAGACGACAACTTCGCCACCATCGTGGCGGCGATCGAGGAAGGCCGGGGCATCTTCCTCAATATCCGCAAGTTCCTGGGCTTCCTGCTGTCATGCAATGCCGGCCTGGTCGTGACCCTCTTTCTCAGCGTCGTGCTGGCGGCCCCCCTGGGGTTGATGGAAGACGGCAAGCTGATCCTGCCGCTGCTGGCGGTGCAGATCCTCTGGATCAACCTTGTGACCAACGGTCCCCCGGCGCTGGCGCTGGGCGTCGACCCCCGGGAGCCCGACGCCATGCTGGCGCCGCCGCGTCCGCGGGATGAGCCGGTTGTGAACCGCTCTTTGCTCAAGATGATTATTTTCGTCGGTGTGATCGCCGGCATCGGCGGCCTGCTGATCCTCAGCCTTTACTTCCCCGGCGGCCTGATCACCGTCAGGAGCGGGATCGATACCGCCTACGCCCGGACGATGACTTTCGCCGTTCTGACCCTGTTCCAGCTTTTTGACAGTCTGAATTTCCGCAGCCTCAACCGAAGCGTCCTCGGCCGCAGGCTGGTGGAGAACCCGTGGCTGCTGGGCGCTCTGGCGCTCTCGGCGCTGATGATGGCCGCGGTCATCTACTGGAGCCCGATGCAGCGTGCATTCCACACCGAAGCGCTCCTGCCGCTGGACTGGGTCATAGCGGTTGCCAGCGCCAGCGTCGTTGTCTGGGCTATGGAACTCTACAAACTGCTGTCGCGGTCCGGCGATCGGGCGCCGGCCATGATGCCTCAGCCGTAG